In the genome of Saprospira sp. CCB-QB6, one region contains:
- a CDS encoding inositol monophosphatase family protein, producing MNKMELNQIAAALKTALPQWGQFMLSEIQKVQAKDVLTKDLNSLVSYVDQEVENRIINLAQSLLPQANFIAEETGQKQSDSPWRWIIDPLDGTTNYLHQLPFFSISIALQYEEKTVLGMVYEPNRKELFWAIEGQGAYLNEQPLQLDQKPAALSDSLLATGFPYYDFEQTKAYLALLGELMPACRGLRRCGSAALDLAYTAAGRFGGFYEYSLAPWDVAAGAFLVQEAGGFVCDFSGQNDYLFGREILAGQKGLQKVLLSKIQKHFKA from the coding sequence ATGAATAAAATGGAATTGAACCAAATTGCCGCGGCCCTAAAAACGGCCCTGCCCCAATGGGGCCAGTTTATGCTGAGCGAAATCCAAAAGGTCCAAGCTAAGGATGTACTGACCAAAGATCTCAATAGCTTGGTTAGTTATGTCGACCAAGAGGTGGAAAATCGCATTATTAACTTGGCCCAATCCTTACTTCCTCAAGCAAATTTTATTGCCGAGGAAACGGGCCAAAAACAAAGCGATAGCCCCTGGCGCTGGATTATTGACCCTCTAGATGGAACCACTAACTATTTGCACCAACTTCCCTTTTTCTCGATCAGTATTGCCCTGCAATATGAAGAGAAAACAGTTCTGGGAATGGTCTATGAACCTAACCGAAAGGAATTGTTCTGGGCCATTGAAGGGCAGGGGGCCTACCTAAATGAACAGCCCTTACAGCTTGACCAAAAACCAGCCGCCCTGAGCGACAGTTTACTAGCTACGGGCTTCCCCTATTACGATTTTGAGCAAACAAAGGCCTATTTGGCCCTTTTGGGCGAGCTAATGCCCGCCTGCCGAGGCCTGCGCCGCTGCGGCTCAGCCGCTTTGGATTTGGCCTATACGGCCGCTGGTCGCTTCGGAGGATTTTATGAATATAGCTTAGCGCCCTGGGATGTAGCCGCAGGCGCATTTTTGGTCCAAGAAGCTGGCGGCTTTGTTTGCGACTTTTCTGGCCAAAATGATTATCTTTTTGGGCGAGAAATTTTGGCCGGCCAAAAAGGACTACAAAAGGTCCTTTTAAGCAAAATACAAAAGCATTTTAAGGCTTAG